In Choloepus didactylus isolate mChoDid1 chromosome 6, mChoDid1.pri, whole genome shotgun sequence, one DNA window encodes the following:
- the LOC119536471 gene encoding olfactory receptor 52D1, whose product MSAPNISDHGLPDTLFLTGIPGLEPAHAWIAIPFCAMYLVALAGNAALILLIATDHALHAPMYLFLCLLSLTDLALSSTTVPKTLAILWLHAGEISFGGCLAQMFCVHSIYALESSVLLAMAFDRYVAICNPLRYTTILNHVVIGRIGLVGIVRSIAVVSPFIFLLKQLPYCGHRVMAHTYCEHMGIARLACANITVNIVYGLTVALLAMGLDSILIAISYVFILNAVFRLPSLDARHKALSTCGSHLGVILVFYIPAFFSFLTHRFGQHHVPKHVHIFLANLYVLVPPVLNPIIYGARTKEIRSRLLRLFHLEKV is encoded by the coding sequence ATGTCGGCTCCCAACATCAGTGATCATGGCCTCCCAGATACTCTCTTCCTGACGGGGATCCCAGGATTGGAACCTGCCCACGCATGGATTGCCATCCCCTTTTGTGCCATGTACCTGGTAGCACTGGCTGGAAATGCTGCCCTCATATTGCTCATTGCAACAGATCATGCCCTTCATGCACCCATGTACCTCTtcctctgccttctctccctCACCGACCTGGCCCTCAGCTCCACCACTGTGCCCAAGACACTGGCCATTTTATGGCTTCATGCTGGTGAGATTTCTTTTGGCGGATGCTTGGCCCAGATGTTTTGTGTCCATTCTATCTATGCCCTGGAGTCTTCTGTTCTTCTGGCCATGGCTTTTGATAGATACGTGGCTATCTGCAACCCCCTGAGATACACAACTATCCTCAATCATGTTGTCATAGGCAGAATTGGCCTGGTTGGAATAGTCCGTAGTATAGCTGTCGTCTCCCCTTTCATCTTCTTGCTTAAGCAACTGCCCTACTGTGGGCATCGTGTCATGGCACACACATACTGTGAGCATATGGGCATTGCTCGGCTGGCCTGTGCCAATATTACTGTCAATATTGTCTATGGGCTGACTGTGGCCCTGCTGGCCATGGGTCTGGATTCCATCCTCATTGCCATCTCCTATGTCTTTATCCTCAATGCTGTCTTCCGCCTCCCATCCCTTGATGCCCGGCACAAGGCTCTGAGTACCTGTGGCTCCCACCTTGGGGTGATCTTGGTTTTCTACATTCCTgccttcttctccttcctcactCACCGCTTTGGCCAGCACCATGTCCCCAAGCATGTACACATCTTTCTGGCTAATCTCTATGTGTTGGTGCCTCCTGTGCTCAACCCAATCATCTATGGAGCCAGGACCAAGGAGATTCGGAGTCGACTTCTGAGACTGTTTCACTTGGAGAAGGTCTGA
- the LOC119536540 gene encoding olfactory receptor 52D1-like, translating into MAAPNISEDNLPDTLFLTGIPGLEPAHAWIAIPFCAMYLVALAGNAALILLIATDHALHAPMYLFLCLLSLTDLALSSTTVPKTLAILWLHAGEISFGGCLAQMFCVHSIYALESSVLLAMAFDRYVAVCNPLRYTTILNHAVIGRIGLVGIVRSIAVVSPFIFLLKRLPYCGHRVMAHTYCEHMGIARLACANITVNIVYGLTVALLAVGLDSILIAISYVFILNAVFRLPSLDARHKALSTCGSHLGVILVFYIPAFFSFLTHRFGQHHVPKHVHIFLANLYVLVPPVLNPIIYGARTKEIWSRLLRLFHLEKV; encoded by the coding sequence ATGGCAGCTCCCAACATCAGTGAAGACAATCTACCAGATACTCTCTTCCTGACGGGGATCCCAGGATTGGAACCTGCCCACGCATGGATTGCCATCCCCTTTTGTGCCATGTACCTGGTAGCACTGGCTGGAAATGCTGCCCTCATATTGCTCATTGCAACAGATCATGCCCTTCATGCACCCATGTACCTCTtcctctgccttctctccctCACAGACCTGGCCCTCAGCTCCACCACTGTGCCCAAGACACTGGCCATTTTATGGCTTCATGCTGGTGAGATTTCTTTTGGTGGATGCTTGGCCCAGATGTTTTGTGTCCATTCTATCTATGCTCTGGAGTCCTCGGTTCTTCTGGCCATGGCTTTTGATAGATACGTGGCTGTCTGCAACCCCCTGAGATACACAACTATCCTCAATCATGCTGTCATAGGCAGAATTGGCCTGGTTGGAATAGTCCGTAGTATAGCTGTCGTCTCCCCTTTCATCTTCTTGCTTAAGCGACTGCCCTACTGTGGGCATCGTGTCATGGCACACACATACTGTGAGCATATGGGCATTGCTCGGCTGGCCTGTGCCAATATTACTGTCAATATTGTCTATGGGCTGACTGTGGCCCTGTTGGCTGTAGGTCTGGATTCCATCCTCATTGCCATCTCCTATGTCTTTATCCTCAATGCTGTCTTCCGCCTCCCATCCCTTGATGCCCGGCACAAGGCTCTGAGCACCTGTGGCTCCCACCTTGGAGTGATCTTGGTTTTCTACATTCCAgccttcttctccttcctcactCACCGCTTTGGCCAGCACCATGTCCCCAAGCATGTACATATCTTTCTGGCTAATCTCTATGTGTTGGTGCCTCCTGTGCTCAACCCAATCATCTATGGGGCTAGGACCAAGGAGATTTGGAGTCGACTTCTGAGACTGTTTCACTTGGAGAAGGTCTGA